In one window of Bifidobacterium sp. WK041_4_12 DNA:
- a CDS encoding iron-containing alcohol dehydrogenase produces MAFTFSSKAELVFGVGAESNLERLLRANQAHSILFVYSGDYVFDLGIRQLVVEAASRIGAELIESGSVVPNPRIELVRELIQTSREHHVDFVLAAGGASSFDTAKAVGVGALYDHDVWDFFVGKAQPHDTLPVGVISTIPGSGSELSDCAVLQLGHDKRALETNVIVPKFAIVNPAYSRSAPYRSQAAAVADLAVGFLEPYFTDKAHIESADRLLEGGFVAALNAGRRFASNPEDLQTRTELHWLSAVMYNHCFLATGSENDWTTHRLEHEIGGQFDVIHGEGIAAILPSIIRYVSNRKPQRYAQLAVRALHADPYDANEKQLAELLANTLEEYFSSLGLATRLSQLGIEPDDFAGIAEHLTHGNTKTVGNYSPLDGDDVLNVLELAR; encoded by the coding sequence ATGGCGTTCACATTCTCAAGCAAGGCAGAACTGGTGTTCGGAGTTGGTGCTGAGTCCAATCTGGAACGTTTGTTGAGAGCCAATCAGGCACATTCGATTCTTTTTGTGTACAGCGGTGACTATGTGTTTGATCTGGGCATTCGCCAGCTCGTCGTCGAAGCAGCGTCTCGCATCGGTGCCGAGCTCATTGAATCCGGCAGCGTCGTTCCGAATCCGCGCATAGAGCTGGTGCGTGAATTGATTCAGACTTCCCGCGAACACCATGTCGATTTCGTTCTTGCTGCAGGTGGGGCCAGTTCCTTCGATACGGCAAAGGCCGTTGGGGTCGGCGCTCTCTATGACCATGACGTTTGGGATTTCTTCGTTGGAAAAGCGCAGCCACACGACACCTTGCCCGTTGGAGTCATATCCACGATCCCAGGCAGCGGCTCCGAACTGTCCGACTGTGCCGTATTGCAACTGGGACATGATAAGCGTGCTCTCGAAACGAACGTGATAGTGCCAAAGTTCGCCATCGTCAACCCCGCATATTCCCGCAGCGCACCGTATCGCTCTCAGGCAGCAGCCGTCGCTGATCTTGCCGTGGGATTCCTCGAACCCTATTTCACCGACAAGGCGCATATAGAATCTGCTGACCGCCTGCTGGAAGGCGGATTCGTTGCAGCGCTCAATGCCGGCAGACGATTCGCAAGCAATCCGGAAGACCTGCAGACCAGAACCGAACTGCATTGGCTCTCTGCCGTCATGTACAACCATTGCTTCCTCGCCACGGGGTCTGAAAACGATTGGACCACGCATCGCCTGGAACATGAGATCGGCGGTCAGTTCGACGTCATTCATGGAGAAGGCATCGCAGCCATTCTGCCCTCCATCATCCGATATGTCTCCAACCGAAAGCCGCAACGATACGCGCAACTCGCCGTTCGGGCACTGCATGCGGACCCTTACGATGCGAACGAGAAACAGCTGGCGGAACTTCTGGCAAACACCTTGGAAGAGTATTTCAGCTCACTCGGCCTCGCTACCAGACTTTCGCAACTCGGCATTGAACCGGACGACTTTGCAGGCATCGCAGAACATCTGACACATGGCAATACCAAAACCGTCGGCAATTATTCGCCGCTCGACGGGGATGATGTGCTCAACGTTCTAGAACTTGCCCGCTGA
- a CDS encoding methionine ABC transporter ATP-binding protein has translation MAVPPAIAISNLTKTFSSEEGEKTALQSVNLRVEQGDIYGIMGLSGAGKSTLVRCINGLEHYDSGTVTVNSQEVGSLNRSDLRLLRRDIGMIFQSFNLMPSRTVAGNVELAFRDRKDKTTRESRVAELLDLVGLADKTHSYPSELSGGQKQRVAIARALVNNPSILLSDEATSALDPNTTQSILDLLRKLHDSLGLTIVVITHQMAVIKQICNKVAVIADGSIVEEGKVFDLFVNPQASLTKSFIETTSNLEKISSLIEHDSPLVALHPGEMLLRMQYVSKQVSFALISTISRQFNIDANIIFGDIDVVDNAPLGGLVVILKGEQADIREAITFLKNRDIRIEVLKHAELA, from the coding sequence ATGGCAGTGCCACCAGCAATAGCCATCAGCAATCTCACCAAAACCTTTTCCAGTGAAGAAGGGGAGAAGACAGCGCTCCAATCAGTCAACCTCAGGGTTGAACAGGGCGACATCTATGGAATCATGGGGCTATCGGGCGCTGGCAAAAGCACCTTGGTCCGCTGCATCAACGGCCTTGAACACTATGACTCCGGCACGGTTACCGTGAATTCGCAAGAGGTCGGCAGCTTGAACCGCAGCGATCTACGTCTGCTCAGACGAGACATTGGCATGATCTTCCAATCATTCAATCTCATGCCGTCAAGAACCGTTGCAGGCAACGTCGAGCTTGCGTTTCGCGACCGCAAGGACAAGACCACGCGCGAGAGCCGAGTCGCTGAACTCCTTGATCTCGTCGGTCTGGCCGACAAAACACACAGCTACCCCAGCGAACTGTCAGGTGGGCAGAAGCAGCGAGTCGCCATAGCCCGCGCCTTGGTGAATAATCCCAGCATTCTGCTCAGCGATGAGGCAACAAGCGCACTCGATCCCAATACGACACAGTCGATACTCGATCTGCTGCGCAAGCTGCACGACAGTCTCGGACTCACGATTGTGGTCATCACCCATCAGATGGCCGTGATCAAGCAGATCTGCAATAAAGTCGCCGTAATCGCCGACGGTTCCATCGTCGAAGAGGGCAAGGTATTTGACCTGTTCGTGAATCCACAGGCAAGCTTGACGAAATCCTTCATCGAAACGACATCGAATCTGGAGAAGATAAGCTCGCTTATCGAGCATGATTCCCCGCTGGTCGCCCTGCATCCCGGAGAGATGCTGCTGCGCATGCAATATGTTTCGAAACAGGTGTCCTTCGCGCTTATTTCAACCATTTCTCGCCAATTCAACATTGATGCGAACATCATTTTTGGAGATATCGACGTGGTTGACAATGCTCCCTTGGGAGGACTCGTCGTCATTCTCAAAGGCGAACAGGCTGACATACGCGAAGCCATCACATTCTTGAAAAACCGCGATATAAGAATTGAGGTGCTGAAACATGCTGAGCTGGCTTGA
- a CDS encoding methionine ABC transporter permease has product MLSWLDYLFPNVMARLPEFFDSFVQTLVMVGVAGIISFVLACGFAVILILTQPHGLTPHAVVFNVLDKIVNTFRSIPFIILAAALVPITRAIVGTAIGTQGAIFPLVVGITPFFTRQIQSALAGVDAGFIEAAEAMGMGTGEIVFRIYLREAIPSIIRVSVITLVSLIGLTAIVGIVGGGGLGDFAIRYGYQRYMLDATYATIIVLVLLIGLIEWVGRLLVEISQH; this is encoded by the coding sequence ATGCTGAGCTGGCTTGATTACCTGTTTCCCAATGTCATGGCGCGATTGCCGGAATTCTTCGACAGCTTCGTGCAGACACTCGTCATGGTTGGCGTGGCCGGGATCATCTCATTCGTTCTGGCCTGCGGGTTTGCCGTGATACTGATTCTTACGCAGCCACATGGGCTTACGCCTCACGCCGTGGTGTTCAATGTTCTGGATAAGATCGTCAACACATTCCGCTCCATCCCGTTCATCATTCTGGCCGCAGCGCTCGTTCCAATCACCAGAGCGATTGTGGGCACTGCAATCGGCACGCAGGGTGCCATATTTCCATTGGTCGTCGGCATCACGCCATTCTTCACCCGACAGATACAGTCGGCGCTCGCTGGCGTAGACGCAGGATTCATCGAAGCTGCAGAAGCCATGGGAATGGGAACGGGTGAGATCGTTTTCCGCATCTATTTGCGCGAAGCAATCCCTTCGATTATCCGAGTGAGCGTCATCACGCTGGTCAGTCTGATAGGTCTGACGGCAATAGTGGGCATCGTTGGCGGCGGCGGTCTCGGAGATTTCGCCATCCGATACGGGTATCAGCGATACATGTTGGATGCAACCTATGCCACCATCATCGTCCTTGTCCTGCTTATCGGACTTATCGAATGGGTTGGAAGGCTGCTGGTCGAAATTTCGCAGCACTAG
- a CDS encoding MetQ/NlpA family ABC transporter substrate-binding protein encodes MATTTKDRSKVRAKRTLYVILAAVVVVIAIIGSAFAYQNSQASGETVVKVGLVGNSDDNVWKAVQAQLDKEHANIKLEYKTFQDGIYTNQALSNKELDITAFQHYAFLNQEIKDKGYKFTVIGNTYISPFNLYSDKYSSLKDFKAGDKVAIPNNATNLGRALKVLDSAGLIKLQDSSADNPTVDDVASNPSGIVIVPNDPASILNLLPDYAAGITNTNFVLDAGKKPSDALYAPKISATSKSFKPYVNVIVANTDQKNNATYKKIVDAYHTSAVAEQIKKNSNIPFFSK; translated from the coding sequence ATGGCAACAACAACGAAAGATCGCAGCAAAGTGCGTGCGAAACGAACCCTGTACGTGATTCTTGCGGCAGTAGTAGTGGTCATTGCAATAATCGGCAGTGCCTTTGCCTATCAGAATTCACAGGCGAGCGGAGAAACGGTCGTCAAGGTCGGACTGGTGGGCAATTCGGACGACAACGTCTGGAAGGCAGTGCAAGCGCAGCTCGACAAGGAGCATGCCAATATCAAGCTGGAATACAAGACCTTCCAGGATGGCATCTACACCAATCAGGCATTGTCAAACAAAGAGCTCGATATCACGGCTTTCCAGCACTATGCCTTCCTGAATCAGGAGATCAAAGACAAGGGCTATAAGTTCACGGTCATTGGCAACACCTACATTTCTCCCTTCAATCTCTATTCGGACAAATACTCAAGCCTGAAGGACTTCAAAGCAGGGGACAAGGTTGCCATACCCAATAATGCAACGAACCTAGGGAGAGCGCTCAAAGTGCTTGACTCAGCAGGGCTCATCAAGCTACAAGACAGCTCAGCCGACAACCCAACCGTCGATGACGTTGCAAGCAATCCCAGCGGCATCGTGATCGTGCCGAATGATCCGGCATCGATTCTGAACCTGCTCCCTGATTATGCAGCGGGCATCACCAACACCAACTTCGTGTTGGACGCAGGCAAAAAACCAAGCGACGCACTGTACGCACCGAAGATATCAGCCACTTCGAAAAGCTTCAAACCCTACGTGAATGTGATCGTTGCGAACACGGACCAGAAGAACAATGCAACATATAAGAAAATCGTGGATGCATACCACACTTCAGCGGTGGCTGAGCAAATCAAGAAGAACAGCAACATTCCGTTCTTCAGCAAGTAG
- a CDS encoding DUF1684 domain-containing protein, translating into MSLDIHSAVLADNYVQQWNMWHDQRIEELTSPHGYLAPTSITWVAEGENKTIEGIPGRWSAHDDVLRYEPDLAASVPVINAGTTIREAIAFTPENFGEQALAYLHYRDLRIEVNSQTDLVHQDAHRFWIRVKDPASPSRRDFRGIPQFPLDRKWRIEASFTRNHNRDLDIHDSVVTTVLQSYPILGYVNFSHEGQQHSLVVSNVFGHASIFFSDETSGNESYAIGRVLQLDALSLDDLEAIDFNYAINYPCAFSIFCTCPIPSKRNHLPFAVTAGEQSPEDEAQY; encoded by the coding sequence ATGAGTCTCGATATTCATAGCGCAGTGCTGGCAGACAACTATGTTCAGCAATGGAACATGTGGCACGATCAGCGAATCGAGGAACTGACATCCCCACATGGTTATCTCGCACCGACCTCGATCACATGGGTTGCCGAAGGAGAGAACAAAACAATCGAAGGCATACCGGGCCGATGGTCGGCTCATGATGATGTGCTCCGATACGAACCCGATCTTGCAGCCTCCGTTCCCGTCATCAATGCCGGCACAACAATCCGCGAGGCGATTGCCTTCACACCGGAGAATTTCGGCGAACAGGCGCTTGCCTATCTCCACTATCGTGATCTTCGAATCGAAGTGAACTCACAGACTGATCTGGTGCACCAGGACGCTCACCGTTTCTGGATTCGCGTGAAGGATCCTGCAAGCCCCAGTCGGCGTGACTTTCGAGGAATACCCCAGTTCCCTCTGGATCGAAAATGGCGTATCGAAGCATCGTTTACGAGAAACCACAACAGGGATCTTGACATTCATGATTCGGTCGTCACCACGGTGCTGCAATCATATCCGATTCTCGGCTACGTGAACTTCAGCCATGAAGGCCAGCAGCATTCCCTGGTCGTGTCCAACGTCTTCGGACATGCCAGCATATTCTTTTCCGACGAAACCAGCGGAAATGAAAGCTACGCGATAGGGCGCGTCCTTCAGCTTGACGCGCTCAGCCTGGATGATCTGGAAGCCATCGATTTCAACTATGCAATCAACTATCCCTGCGCCTTTTCGATATTCTGCACATGCCCGATCCCATCCAAAAGAAACCATCTGCCATTCGCGGTAACAGCAGGCGAGCAGTCGCCTGAGGATGAAGCACAGTACTAG
- a CDS encoding aminotransferase class I/II-fold pyridoxal phosphate-dependent enzyme, with product MTYDEHILTQQQGKPALRETYDDSTTDSPLDFTLGSSSNLPANPFSVMDAQIERYQSQGIDVIDLSKANPDLPTPAFIVKAGQEALHLLENNRYSAFDGKPVLLQAAQQWYKSQHGVSVQWDTQLLATCGAGVALTAVTQCLLKRGDVMLAVGPYYPPYQALADAAGARMVTIASTAETDFLPDIDSVDEETWNAATLLLLNYPNNPTGALATRDLFRRLVDIAHRHHVIIANDFAYAGLESEGNRPISLLATPGASDCAIEIVSMSKMYAMAGWRLGFCAGPAELMREIREYHHQLCSSPTGAVQDAGAVALLSDQHSVHELSLIYARRRKLFMQGLEAAGLSVFDSKGSVFVWVRVPENQSSSQFAQELLSHAHVAAMSGECFGQYGEGYVRLSLLTDERRLQEAAARIGKIGKISKLDKLGRISEIDRPCLNNETR from the coding sequence ATGACTTACGATGAGCACATTCTCACGCAACAACAGGGAAAGCCGGCGTTGCGTGAGACTTACGATGATTCCACGACGGATTCTCCATTAGACTTCACGCTGGGTTCCTCGTCGAATCTTCCGGCCAATCCCTTCTCGGTGATGGACGCTCAGATTGAGCGATACCAATCGCAAGGCATCGATGTCATTGACTTGAGCAAGGCGAACCCTGATCTGCCAACACCTGCATTCATTGTGAAAGCAGGTCAGGAAGCGTTGCATTTGCTTGAAAACAACAGGTATTCAGCGTTTGACGGCAAACCGGTTCTGCTCCAAGCGGCACAGCAATGGTACAAGAGTCAGCATGGCGTAAGCGTGCAATGGGACACGCAGCTTCTTGCCACCTGTGGAGCTGGGGTAGCGCTGACGGCTGTGACGCAATGCCTGTTGAAGCGTGGCGACGTGATGCTTGCGGTCGGGCCATACTATCCGCCGTATCAGGCTTTGGCTGATGCTGCAGGTGCTCGGATGGTCACCATCGCGAGTACTGCTGAAACTGATTTTCTTCCTGATATCGACAGCGTTGACGAAGAAACCTGGAATGCTGCGACCTTGCTGCTGCTGAACTATCCGAATAATCCCACGGGCGCGCTCGCAACCCGAGACCTGTTCCGACGATTGGTTGATATCGCACATCGGCATCATGTCATCATTGCCAACGATTTCGCCTATGCGGGACTTGAATCAGAAGGCAATCGTCCTATCAGTCTGCTGGCTACGCCCGGTGCATCGGACTGTGCGATTGAAATCGTGAGCATGTCAAAAATGTATGCCATGGCTGGATGGCGCTTAGGATTCTGTGCAGGTCCTGCAGAGCTGATGCGAGAGATACGGGAATATCATCATCAACTCTGTTCGAGTCCAACGGGAGCAGTGCAGGATGCTGGCGCTGTAGCCCTGCTCAGTGACCAGCATTCGGTTCATGAACTTTCGCTGATATATGCGAGAAGGCGCAAGCTGTTTATGCAAGGGCTCGAAGCTGCTGGATTATCGGTGTTCGATTCCAAAGGATCGGTGTTTGTATGGGTGCGAGTTCCTGAGAATCAGTCAAGCAGCCAATTTGCCCAGGAGTTGCTTTCGCATGCGCATGTTGCGGCGATGTCTGGGGAATGCTTCGGCCAATATGGCGAGGGATATGTTCGTCTGAGCCTGCTCACGGACGAGCGAAGGCTTCAGGAAGCTGCTGCACGAATCGGCAAAATCGGTAAAATCAGCAAACTAGACAAACTAGGCAGAATCAGCGAAATTGACAGACCATGCCTGAACAATGAGACAAGGTGA
- a CDS encoding iron-containing alcohol dehydrogenase family protein, with the protein MAFGVHDGDIRSGPDRYVNIAGEVRNLDEYLQQYHHPAIITGERSWQAFRRYADTFEPHYPVFHYDGSATLRNAHQLAQQVEGADVVVAIGAGKLSDTVKNVAALLHCSIVMVPTMAATCAAYSAFSVNYDEEHRYVNAPMHASNSDILIVDPQLIATSPVEYFIGGIGDTLAKWYESAPIFARCEQLSTFDRLAQQAASIVRSVIIEESKDAVSSLQTGLINEHVNNVIDAIIGLGGTVGGFGGVRARASGAHAMHDALTLLPESSPVVHGAKVAYGIIVQLLVEDKTGEARRLLPFYDSIGLPHSFADMGMTPSAEKWRTVAEAAADPSFSFCRAVPNITPQRILSAMNQAEYSLS; encoded by the coding sequence GTGGCTTTTGGCGTTCATGATGGCGATATCCGTTCCGGCCCAGACCGATATGTCAACATCGCGGGGGAGGTTCGCAACCTTGACGAATATCTTCAGCAGTATCATCATCCGGCAATCATCACCGGCGAACGATCATGGCAAGCCTTCAGAAGGTATGCTGATACCTTCGAACCGCATTACCCGGTGTTTCATTACGACGGCAGCGCCACCTTGCGTAACGCTCATCAGCTGGCTCAGCAGGTTGAAGGCGCAGACGTCGTTGTTGCCATCGGTGCTGGCAAGCTTTCAGACACGGTCAAGAACGTTGCCGCTCTCTTGCATTGCAGCATCGTCATGGTCCCCACAATGGCGGCAACATGTGCCGCATATTCTGCGTTCTCGGTCAACTATGACGAAGAGCACCGGTATGTGAATGCACCCATGCACGCCAGCAACAGCGACATTCTGATAGTCGACCCGCAGTTGATTGCGACGAGTCCGGTTGAATATTTCATAGGTGGAATAGGCGATACTCTGGCCAAATGGTATGAATCTGCGCCTATTTTTGCTCGTTGCGAGCAGCTGAGTACTTTCGATCGGCTCGCACAGCAAGCTGCCTCCATCGTTCGCTCCGTCATCATTGAGGAAAGCAAGGATGCCGTATCTTCTCTGCAGACGGGCTTAATCAATGAGCATGTGAACAACGTCATCGATGCCATCATCGGTCTCGGGGGAACTGTCGGAGGCTTCGGAGGAGTGCGTGCCCGAGCCTCTGGAGCTCATGCGATGCACGATGCGCTCACTCTGCTTCCAGAATCATCGCCTGTGGTGCATGGTGCCAAAGTCGCCTATGGGATAATCGTGCAGCTGCTGGTCGAAGACAAGACCGGTGAAGCTAGAAGACTCCTACCATTCTATGATTCGATCGGGCTACCGCATTCATTCGCAGACATGGGCATGACACCCTCTGCTGAGAAATGGCGGACTGTGGCGGAAGCTGCTGCAGATCCGTCCTTCTCGTTCTGCAGAGCAGTGCCCAACATAACCCCGCAGAGAATCCTCAGCGCCATGAATCAGGCAGAGTATAGCCTCTCCTGA
- a CDS encoding DNA-binding protein, whose protein sequence is MDTHRFDISEHLHSEKDIADYLNAATDEGGTRLVQAALGNVTKARRRISQTSNDTGTAEADYTRH, encoded by the coding sequence ATGGACACTCATAGATTCGACATCAGCGAGCACCTGCATAGCGAAAAGGACATCGCGGACTATCTCAACGCCGCCACGGACGAGGGAGGCACGCGCCTCGTGCAGGCCGCTCTCGGCAATGTCACCAAGGCGCGCAGACGAATCAGCCAGACATCCAATGACACCGGCACAGCAGAAGCGGACTATACAAGGCATTGA
- a CDS encoding MMPL family transporter, producing MAKLLHRIGGFSARKPFVVIIAWFLVLIMAGVGYGFGHGALSDVISIPGTETMRVADELSTRIPSLSGGSGTAVFTTTDGKAFTPAQKKAIQQELRQVATLNGVKKTVDPFTAQQEKDDGVAKVNDGVSSIANAETTLATNRQKLNDAQQQLDDGKKKLADGKKQLASGQLALITGEQKLANGQQQINTNREKILLGQSQLSDANTLIDSKSQQISDGLAQVSAKQKMLDANRQKVVSAKQQLDAASATINQAKAKLDSAQIQHDSASAQIAQAQQQLTLMQEQRDKAQNTITDVQQQLSQLGCPASSTADSSQECAALQQQLTAAQTSHTQATSRIDSIVAGFHVKNGGITDERTLTAYLTNVRNSLDAAQQQISSGRAKLNYDAVSREIAQHRSELNYDSTIAALIAGQQQLNAASTQLTSGQQQLNAAKTTMQGKQSEITLGLQKLAAAQEQIDTGLAQLQTGQQSLNKASQTIADNEKQIATHQQQITDGLATINTAEKELPAKKAELADATKLVDLAKGISVVSADRSTALGTVIFNDDTLNVQPSVKQAVMTHISKNLPAGVAVEYASDISRSVPEMGSTEIIGVIAAAVVLFIMLGTLVAAGLPLISAIVGVGVGTLASLSFSGMVSMMSVTPVLGLMLGLAVGIDYSLFILNRHRRQLLNGMPTKESIALATGTSGSAVVFAASTVVIALLALNVTGIGFLGLMGDVAAICIVMAMLLSVTLVPALLSLLGMKILPRRKRRAVTELRNGASQTAQAVKPMSTVRAAITLVAGLVALIVIALPAASMRLGIPDGSSEPVTSTQYKAYKTMASQFGEGSNGPLVVTATLPKSVAQDDVNATKLAIAQRIASVNDVKAVAPVGVSANRDYLAFQVYPKTGPTSAQTEQLVHDLRNISPTHLTVTGHSDTGSARQAFSGTVTLGVSGNASMNIDMSEKIASVLPTYLIIVIGLSFLILMVVFRSILVPLIAAGGFALSVLSTFGGLTALFQWGWFSSLSGVHDPGPVLSFLPVLLIGILFGLAMDYQLFLVSGMREAYVKGADPRSAVTHGLKAGRTVVIAAAIIMVAVFMGFAGSISIMIKSIGFGLAFGVLVDAFVVRMLIVPASMHLLGHAAWWFPSFLDRILPHIDAEGTSLEPDTTEELPAV from the coding sequence ATGGCCAAACTGTTGCACAGAATCGGGGGGTTCAGTGCACGCAAACCCTTTGTGGTGATTATTGCGTGGTTTTTGGTACTTATTATGGCAGGCGTCGGATACGGGTTTGGGCATGGCGCACTGTCTGACGTCATATCAATACCAGGCACCGAAACGATGCGTGTGGCCGACGAACTGTCGACGCGCATACCGTCCTTGAGTGGCGGCAGCGGAACCGCAGTATTCACCACCACCGACGGCAAGGCGTTCACCCCAGCGCAGAAAAAGGCGATACAGCAGGAGCTGCGCCAGGTCGCCACCCTCAACGGGGTGAAGAAAACAGTCGACCCCTTCACCGCACAGCAGGAGAAGGATGATGGCGTCGCCAAGGTAAACGACGGGGTAAGTTCCATAGCCAACGCGGAAACCACGCTGGCAACGAACCGGCAGAAACTCAATGATGCGCAGCAGCAGCTTGACGATGGCAAGAAGAAGCTTGCCGACGGTAAAAAGCAGCTCGCCAGCGGACAGCTCGCCCTCATCACCGGTGAGCAGAAACTTGCCAACGGACAGCAGCAGATCAACACCAACAGGGAGAAAATCCTCTTAGGACAGTCGCAGCTTTCGGATGCCAACACTCTGATTGACAGCAAATCACAGCAGATCAGCGACGGCCTTGCCCAGGTCTCCGCCAAGCAGAAGATGCTTGATGCCAACAGGCAGAAGGTTGTCAGCGCAAAACAGCAGCTTGATGCTGCGAGCGCCACCATCAATCAGGCCAAGGCTAAGCTGGACAGCGCGCAGATACAGCATGATTCCGCCAGCGCACAGATTGCTCAGGCGCAACAGCAGCTCACCCTCATGCAGGAGCAGCGAGACAAGGCGCAGAACACCATCACTGACGTGCAGCAGCAGCTTTCGCAACTCGGCTGCCCCGCATCCTCCACGGCGGACTCCTCTCAGGAATGTGCGGCGCTGCAACAACAGTTAACCGCCGCTCAGACCAGTCACACGCAGGCAACGTCGAGAATTGACAGCATTGTGGCAGGGTTCCATGTCAAGAATGGCGGCATCACTGACGAGCGCACGCTCACTGCCTATCTCACGAATGTGCGCAACAGTCTTGACGCCGCTCAGCAGCAGATTTCATCAGGACGTGCAAAACTCAACTATGATGCGGTCTCGCGGGAGATTGCACAGCACCGTTCCGAACTCAACTATGACAGCACCATCGCAGCCTTGATTGCGGGTCAGCAGCAGCTTAACGCAGCCAGCACCCAGTTGACTTCCGGCCAACAGCAGCTCAACGCGGCCAAAACCACGATGCAGGGCAAGCAGTCGGAAATCACCTTGGGCCTGCAAAAGCTGGCCGCCGCGCAGGAACAGATCGACACAGGTCTGGCACAGTTGCAAACCGGGCAGCAGAGTCTCAACAAGGCATCGCAGACCATTGCCGATAATGAGAAGCAGATCGCAACCCATCAACAGCAAATCACCGATGGTCTGGCAACGATCAACACTGCGGAAAAGGAATTGCCTGCCAAGAAGGCTGAGCTGGCGGATGCCACCAAACTCGTTGATCTGGCCAAGGGTATTTCGGTGGTTTCGGCCGACCGCAGTACGGCCTTGGGAACGGTTATCTTCAACGATGACACGCTGAACGTTCAACCGTCGGTGAAACAGGCCGTCATGACTCATATTTCCAAGAACCTACCTGCGGGCGTTGCGGTGGAATACGCTTCGGACATTTCACGTTCCGTCCCAGAAATGGGTTCCACGGAAATCATTGGCGTCATTGCAGCAGCCGTCGTGCTGTTCATCATGCTCGGCACCTTGGTGGCCGCGGGTCTGCCGCTTATTTCAGCAATCGTGGGCGTGGGCGTGGGCACCTTGGCTTCGCTCTCCTTCTCGGGCATGGTGTCCATGATGTCAGTCACGCCTGTTCTTGGTCTCATGCTTGGCCTTGCCGTGGGCATCGACTATTCACTGTTCATTCTCAACCGTCATCGCCGGCAGTTGTTGAACGGCATGCCCACCAAGGAGTCCATCGCCTTGGCGACAGGAACCTCAGGCAGTGCGGTCGTCTTTGCGGCAAGCACCGTGGTCATAGCCTTGCTGGCGTTGAACGTGACGGGCATAGGATTCCTGGGTCTTATGGGTGATGTGGCCGCCATCTGCATCGTCATGGCCATGCTGCTGTCGGTTACCCTTGTACCGGCGCTGCTCTCCCTGCTGGGTATGAAGATCCTGCCAAGACGCAAGCGTCGTGCCGTGACCGAGCTGCGCAATGGCGCATCCCAGACGGCACAGGCTGTCAAGCCCATGAGCACGGTCCGCGCCGCAATAACGCTGGTGGCTGGTCTGGTCGCCCTTATCGTGATTGCGCTGCCTGCGGCTTCCATGCGACTGGGCATACCGGACGGGTCTTCCGAACCTGTTACATCCACCCAATACAAGGCATACAAAACGATGGCCTCACAGTTTGGCGAAGGTTCGAATGGTCCGCTGGTAGTGACGGCAACCCTTCCGAAATCGGTTGCGCAGGACGATGTGAACGCCACAAAACTCGCCATCGCGCAGCGCATCGCATCGGTGAACGATGTCAAGGCGGTCGCGCCGGTTGGCGTGTCTGCAAATCGTGACTATCTTGCCTTCCAGGTGTATCCCAAGACCGGGCCGACCAGTGCACAGACCGAACAGCTCGTCCATGACCTGCGTAATATTTCACCCACGCATCTCACCGTCACCGGGCATAGTGACACGGGCAGCGCACGCCAGGCATTCTCGGGCACAGTAACGCTCGGCGTATCGGGCAATGCGAGCATGAATATCGACATGTCGGAGAAGATCGCCAGCGTGCTTCCCACCTATCTGATCATTGTGATTGGCTTGTCGTTCCTGATTCTCATGGTGGTGTTCCGCTCCATTCTGGTGCCGCTGATTGCAGCAGGCGGTTTCGCGCTGTCTGTGCTCTCCACCTTCGGAGGGTTGACCGCGCTCTTCCAATGGGGCTGGTTCTCCAGTCTGAGCGGCGTGCACGATCCCGGTCCGGTCCTCAGCTTCCTCCCTGTCCTGCTCATCGGCATTCTCTTCGGCCTGGCTATGGATTATCAGCTCTTCCTGGTATCTGGCATGCGCGAAGCCTATGTGAAGGGCGCAGACCCTCGAAGCGCGGTCACCCACGGGCTGAAAGCCGGCAGGACGGTTGTTATTGCGGCTGCCATCATCATGGTCGCCGTGTTCATGGGATTCGCGGGAAGCATTTCCATCATGATTAAATCCATTGGTTTCGGCCTGGCCTTTGGTGTTCTTGTGGATGCCTTCGTGGTGCGCATGCTGATTGTTCCCGCTTCCATGCACCTCTTGGGTCATGCAGCATGGTGGTTCCCCTCATTCCTTGACCGGATACTGCCGCACATCGACGCTGAGGGCACATCTCTGGAACCCGACACGACCGAGGAACTCCCCGCCGTCTGA